The following coding sequences are from one Phenylobacterium glaciei window:
- a CDS encoding pyridoxal-phosphate-dependent aminotransferase family protein: MQSFQPPRRILMGPGPSDVSPRVLAALARPTIGHLDPAFQDLMEEIKAGLSRLFNADGYACVPLPAPGTAGMEAAIMNLLEPGDRAVIAINGAFGGRMADMADRAGAEVIKVEFEWGQPVDPAKVEAALAGGPVKVLAFVHAETSTGAKSDAAALCALARKYGALSVVDCVTSLGGITVDAGAWDADVIYSGTQKCLSAPPGLSPICLSPRAQTAISGRTTKVRNWLLDFNLLMAYWGGEGGRTYHHTAPINALYGLHESLVALFEEGQQAVLVRHARSHEALAAGIEAAGLKFLVEPAHRLPQLNAVLVPEGVDEAAVRAYVLAKWDLELGAGLGPLKGKIWRIGLMGASSTAWHVRLCLTALCEALNAQGFKADGAAAVSAADGKLA; the protein is encoded by the coding sequence ATGCAGAGCTTCCAGCCGCCGCGCCGTATCCTGATGGGGCCTGGCCCCTCCGACGTCAGCCCCCGCGTGCTGGCCGCCCTCGCGCGTCCCACCATCGGCCACCTGGATCCGGCCTTCCAGGACCTCATGGAAGAGATCAAGGCCGGCCTCTCGCGGCTGTTCAATGCCGACGGCTATGCCTGCGTGCCGCTGCCGGCGCCGGGGACGGCGGGGATGGAAGCGGCCATCATGAACCTGCTGGAGCCGGGCGACCGGGCGGTGATCGCCATCAACGGCGCCTTCGGCGGCCGCATGGCCGACATGGCCGACCGGGCCGGCGCCGAGGTGATCAAGGTCGAGTTCGAATGGGGCCAACCCGTCGATCCCGCCAAGGTCGAGGCCGCCCTGGCCGGTGGGCCGGTGAAGGTGCTGGCCTTCGTCCACGCCGAGACCTCCACCGGCGCCAAGAGCGACGCCGCGGCCCTCTGCGCGCTCGCCCGCAAATACGGCGCCCTGTCGGTGGTGGACTGCGTCACCTCGCTGGGCGGCATCACGGTGGACGCCGGCGCCTGGGACGCCGACGTGATCTATTCCGGCACTCAGAAGTGCCTCTCGGCGCCCCCCGGCCTATCGCCGATCTGCCTGTCGCCGCGCGCCCAGACGGCGATCAGCGGCCGGACCACCAAGGTCCGCAACTGGCTTTTGGATTTCAACCTGCTGATGGCCTACTGGGGCGGCGAGGGCGGCCGGACCTATCACCACACGGCGCCGATCAATGCGCTGTATGGCCTGCATGAGAGCCTGGTGGCCCTGTTCGAGGAAGGCCAGCAGGCCGTCCTCGTGCGCCACGCCCGGTCCCACGAGGCCCTGGCCGCCGGGATCGAGGCCGCGGGCCTGAAGTTCCTGGTGGAGCCGGCCCACCGCCTGCCGCAGCTCAACGCCGTGCTCGTCCCCGAGGGCGTCGATGAGGCCGCCGTGCGCGCCTACGTCCTGGCCAAGTGGGACCTGGAACTCGGCGCCGGCCTCGGCCCCCTGAAGGGCAAGATCTGGCGCATCGGACTGATGGGCGCCTCGTCGACCGCGTGGCACGTGCGGCTATGCCTGACGGCGCTGTGCGAGGCGTTGAACGCCCAGGGGTTCAAGGCCGATGGCGCGGCGGCGGTGAGCGCGGCGGACGGGAAGCTCGCCTAG
- a CDS encoding endonuclease domain-containing protein — translation MSRDAPTDRARELRAAQTRAEAKLWQSLRNRRLSGWKWRRQYPVGRYITDFCCLDAALIVELDGGQHSEAVVYDDRRTAYLESQGFRVIRFWNHEIYEHSAEVCDVILAHCSGETPSPYPLPQGGEGRSPRESEAIPSSPPNAGERVG, via the coding sequence ATGAGCCGCGACGCGCCAACCGACCGGGCCCGAGAACTCCGCGCAGCTCAGACCCGCGCCGAGGCAAAACTCTGGCAATCCCTGCGCAACCGCCGCCTCAGCGGCTGGAAGTGGCGCCGCCAGTATCCGGTCGGCCGCTACATCACCGACTTCTGCTGCCTGGACGCGGCCCTGATCGTCGAGCTCGACGGCGGCCAGCATTCCGAAGCCGTGGTCTATGACGACCGCCGCACAGCTTACCTCGAAAGCCAGGGCTTCCGCGTCATCCGCTTCTGGAACCACGAAATCTACGAACACAGCGCCGAGGTCTGCGACGTCATCCTGGCACACTGCAGCGGAGAGACCCCCTCACCCTACCCTCTCCCCCAGGGGGGCGAGGGGCGATCACCCCGAGAGTCTGAAGCTATCCCCTCCTCTCCCCCCAATGCGGGGGAGAGGGTAGGGTGA
- a CDS encoding autotransporter outer membrane beta-barrel domain-containing protein, with amino-acid sequence MKHMFLIPPLSLALAALSTMAVAREVVVLPGVVSPVGVASGVDTQGPGTLTVGAQDINTGNDAGGAITSSAANTANIRFNNNSTVTGFVGSTGTTFLNIAAGANGNTVTFNGPVYATTFTVTGSGTVNFNRGFTSNTGSTLDFAGDGFLNVGSGQTVKAALTNTAGANTGALTLNNGSIFDGAVGAASGLKLVRVSGGNALITGQVKAGTYSLDTNTLNVAGAFAIPVAGTINTTIFSPSLYGKIVPVGAATIGDGLKVLVTVTGPIANGTSFNIVDATSGTTGSTVTATSNTLRYAFSAAPTTAGLVRITTTQIPLVDVVTPVVTPPVVPGVPVVPGVPVPPAVSPVLPIVIAPVIDALPVTPTNVGILTAITLLPSAPAIAAALAQLGPGTANLASPQVAFRATQRFQDLWASHMEGQQSCSQDSQMRDRQARRAADASACQVDDDRRPHLWMTGFGYERSPFSSGRQGDVAGYEGNESRIAGAMVAYDAPIGDNARAGLGLRYSLSTIDGNNGASGVNPPRSHGDISSYQATAYVGYAPGPWFLNGSIAYGVDDYSGFRHVAFTGVDSTAVADYSGSQFTAFATTGYHFRLGDGQTVITPYATLQYTDLRTDAYTETGDPALNLKVDAQQYDFLQSGLGAKISRDIPLSGSGLFRPEFHGKWLHSLSEEMMSNTSAFQSGGPAFTVTGLKADRDTFNVGTGFTYRSLGAWSVGAGYDYLWRTQNYSAHQVMVSFLLRL; translated from the coding sequence ATGAAACATATGTTCCTGATCCCGCCGCTGAGCCTCGCGCTCGCGGCTCTGTCCACAATGGCCGTCGCACGCGAGGTGGTGGTGCTGCCGGGCGTGGTGAGCCCCGTGGGCGTCGCCAGCGGGGTCGACACCCAGGGACCTGGAACCCTGACCGTCGGCGCCCAGGACATCAACACCGGCAACGACGCCGGCGGCGCGATCACCAGTTCGGCGGCCAACACGGCCAATATCCGCTTTAACAACAACTCCACCGTGACCGGCTTCGTCGGCTCCACCGGAACCACCTTCCTCAACATCGCCGCCGGGGCCAACGGCAACACCGTCACCTTCAACGGTCCGGTCTACGCCACCACCTTCACCGTGACGGGCAGCGGCACGGTCAACTTCAACCGCGGCTTCACCAGCAACACCGGCTCGACCCTGGACTTCGCCGGGGACGGCTTCCTGAACGTCGGCTCGGGTCAAACCGTCAAGGCGGCCCTCACCAACACCGCCGGGGCCAACACCGGCGCCTTGACCCTCAACAACGGCAGCATCTTCGACGGCGCGGTGGGCGCGGCCAGCGGTCTGAAGCTGGTCCGGGTTTCCGGCGGCAACGCCCTGATCACCGGGCAGGTGAAGGCCGGGACCTATAGCCTCGACACCAACACCCTGAACGTGGCGGGCGCCTTCGCCATTCCGGTGGCGGGCACGATCAACACCACCATCTTCAGCCCCTCGCTCTACGGCAAGATCGTGCCGGTCGGCGCGGCCACCATCGGCGACGGCCTGAAGGTGCTAGTCACCGTCACCGGCCCGATCGCCAACGGCACGAGCTTCAACATCGTCGACGCCACCAGCGGCACCACCGGCAGCACGGTGACCGCCACCAGCAACACCCTGCGCTACGCCTTCTCGGCGGCGCCCACCACGGCGGGCCTGGTGCGGATCACCACCACCCAGATCCCGCTGGTGGATGTGGTGACCCCGGTGGTGACGCCGCCGGTTGTTCCGGGCGTGCCGGTGGTTCCCGGGGTTCCCGTCCCTCCGGCGGTCAGTCCGGTGCTGCCCATCGTCATCGCCCCGGTGATCGACGCCCTGCCGGTGACCCCCACCAATGTGGGGATCCTGACGGCCATCACTCTGCTGCCCAGCGCCCCGGCCATCGCCGCAGCCCTGGCCCAGCTCGGTCCCGGCACCGCCAACCTGGCCTCGCCCCAGGTGGCGTTCCGCGCCACCCAGCGGTTCCAGGACCTGTGGGCCTCTCACATGGAAGGCCAGCAGTCCTGCAGCCAGGACAGCCAGATGCGCGACCGGCAGGCCCGCCGCGCCGCCGACGCCTCGGCCTGTCAGGTCGATGACGACCGTCGCCCGCACCTGTGGATGACCGGGTTCGGATACGAACGCTCGCCGTTCAGCTCCGGCCGCCAGGGCGACGTCGCCGGCTACGAGGGCAACGAGTCCCGCATCGCCGGCGCCATGGTCGCCTACGACGCGCCGATCGGCGACAACGCGCGCGCCGGCCTCGGCCTGCGCTACTCGCTGTCGACCATCGACGGCAACAACGGCGCCTCCGGCGTCAATCCGCCCCGCAGCCATGGGGACATCAGTTCCTATCAGGCGACGGCCTATGTCGGTTACGCCCCGGGTCCCTGGTTCCTCAACGGCTCCATCGCCTACGGCGTCGATGACTATTCGGGCTTCCGCCACGTGGCCTTCACCGGCGTCGACAGCACGGCGGTCGCCGACTACAGCGGCTCCCAGTTCACCGCCTTCGCCACGACGGGCTATCACTTCCGCCTCGGCGACGGTCAGACGGTGATCACCCCCTACGCGACGCTGCAGTACACCGACCTGCGGACCGACGCCTATACCGAGACCGGCGACCCCGCGCTCAATCTGAAGGTGGACGCCCAGCAGTACGACTTCCTGCAGAGCGGCCTGGGGGCGAAGATTTCGCGCGACATTCCGCTGTCGGGGTCTGGGCTGTTCCGCCCCGAGTTCCACGGCAAGTGGCTGCACTCGCTGAGCGAAGAGATGATGAGCAACACCTCGGCCTTCCAAAGCGGCGGCCCGGCCTTCACCGTCACCGGCCTGAAGGCCGACCGCGACACCTTCAATGTCGGGACGGGCTTCACCTACAGGAGCCTCGGCGCCTGGTCGGTCGGGGCGGGCTACGACTATCTGTGGCGCACCCAGAACTACTCGGCCCACCAGGTGATGGTGAGCTTCCTGCTGCGACTCTGA
- a CDS encoding 3-deoxy-7-phosphoheptulonate synthase, which translates to MSSTDDLRITSLTELSPPSQVMAEFVRTPAASVTVTAARHALHRILHGQDDRLAVVIGPCSIHDPEAAMDYAGRLLKQRQRFGGELEILMRVYFEKPRTTVGWKGLINDPYLDGTFAINEGLRLARGLLLDINDMGLPAAVEFLDVITPQYLADLVGWGAIGARTTESQVHREMASGLSCPVGFKNGTGGDVKIAVDACKAASAPHHFLAVSKDGRSSIAATTGNEDCHVVLRGGTATNYDAASVAAAAAVIETSGLRPSIMIDASHANSSKDPANQPRVMDDVARQLAGGERRIVGVMVESHIEAGRQDLVAGQPLVYGQSITDGCIDWETSVAVLERLAEGVRARRRVTAAAVKEGAMA; encoded by the coding sequence ATGTCCAGCACCGACGACCTTCGCATCACCAGCCTCACCGAGCTCAGCCCGCCGTCCCAGGTGATGGCCGAGTTCGTCCGCACGCCTGCCGCCAGCGTGACGGTCACCGCCGCCCGCCATGCCCTGCATCGCATCCTGCACGGCCAGGACGACCGGCTGGCCGTGGTGATCGGCCCCTGCTCCATCCACGATCCGGAGGCGGCCATGGACTATGCGGGCCGGCTGCTGAAGCAGCGGCAGCGGTTCGGGGGCGAGCTGGAAATCCTGATGCGCGTCTATTTCGAGAAGCCCCGGACCACGGTCGGGTGGAAGGGCTTGATCAACGACCCCTATCTGGACGGGACCTTCGCGATCAACGAGGGCCTGCGGCTGGCGCGCGGCCTGCTGCTGGACATCAACGACATGGGGCTGCCGGCGGCGGTGGAGTTCCTGGACGTGATCACCCCCCAGTACCTGGCCGACCTGGTGGGCTGGGGGGCGATCGGGGCGCGGACCACCGAGAGCCAGGTGCACCGTGAGATGGCGTCGGGCCTGTCCTGCCCCGTGGGGTTCAAGAACGGCACCGGCGGCGACGTGAAGATCGCCGTCGACGCCTGCAAGGCCGCCAGCGCGCCGCACCATTTCCTGGCGGTGAGCAAGGACGGCCGCTCGTCCATCGCCGCCACCACCGGCAATGAGGACTGCCACGTGGTGCTGCGGGGCGGGACGGCCACCAACTATGACGCCGCCAGCGTGGCGGCGGCCGCCGCGGTGATCGAGACATCGGGTCTGCGCCCCTCGATCATGATCGACGCCAGCCACGCCAATTCGTCGAAGGACCCCGCCAACCAGCCCCGCGTGATGGACGACGTGGCCCGGCAACTTGCGGGGGGCGAACGCCGCATCGTGGGCGTGATGGTGGAAAGCCACATCGAGGCCGGCCGCCAGGACCTCGTGGCGGGACAGCCCCTGGTCTACGGCCAGAGCATCACCGACGGCTGCATCGACTGGGAAACCTCGGTGGCAGTGCTGGAACGGCTGGCCGAGGGGGTCCGGGCGCGGCGGCGGGTGACGGCGGCGGCGGTGAAGGAAGGGGCGATGGCGTGA
- a CDS encoding aminoglycoside phosphotransferase family protein, whose amino-acid sequence MSAPLNTAVGVPPAEIEIGEALVRALLAAQHPDLAHLSIRRVASGWDNDMFRLGDDMTVRMPRRLAGVELIANEQRWLPTLPDLPLPIPAPLRLGVAGEGYPWPWSILPWMPGGPAHLDPLTADQAPVLAGFLKALHQPAPTDAPHNPHRGVPLNDRLDYLTPRIDRLAAETNLITPRIREVWARALAAPLDVEATWLHGDPHACNVLSQDGQLTAFIDWGDLCQGDRATDLSSLWMLLPDIASRHAAMAAYGASDATWARAAGWAVNYAVVLTDAGRVNDPRLLAMGAKTFAMVEAGD is encoded by the coding sequence GTGAGCGCGCCTCTCAACACCGCCGTTGGCGTGCCGCCGGCCGAGATCGAGATCGGCGAGGCCCTGGTCCGCGCCCTGCTGGCCGCCCAGCATCCAGACCTCGCTCACCTGTCCATCCGTCGCGTCGCCTCGGGCTGGGACAACGACATGTTCCGGCTGGGGGACGACATGACCGTGCGGATGCCGCGACGGCTGGCTGGCGTCGAGCTGATCGCGAACGAGCAGCGGTGGCTGCCGACCCTGCCGGACCTGCCCCTGCCGATCCCCGCGCCCCTGCGGCTCGGCGTGGCGGGCGAGGGTTATCCCTGGCCCTGGAGCATCCTGCCCTGGATGCCGGGCGGCCCGGCGCACCTCGACCCGCTCACCGCCGACCAGGCGCCGGTGCTGGCCGGCTTCCTCAAGGCCCTGCACCAGCCGGCGCCCACCGACGCGCCGCACAATCCGCATCGTGGCGTGCCGCTGAACGATCGTCTGGACTACCTCACGCCCCGCATCGACCGGTTGGCGGCTGAGACCAATTTGATCACCCCGCGTATCCGTGAGGTCTGGGCCCGCGCCCTGGCCGCCCCCCTCGACGTCGAGGCGACCTGGCTGCACGGCGACCCCCACGCCTGCAACGTGCTGTCGCAGGACGGCCAGCTGACCGCCTTCATCGACTGGGGCGACCTGTGCCAGGGCGACCGCGCCACCGACCTCTCCAGCCTCTGGATGCTGCTGCCCGACATCGCCTCGCGCCACGCCGCCATGGCCGCCTACGGCGCCTCCGACGCCACCTGGGCCCGGGCCGCCGGCTGGGCGGTGAACTACGCCGTGGTCCTGACCGACGCCGGCCGGGTCAATGATCCGCGGCTGCTGGCCATGGGGGCCAAGACGTTCGCCATGGTGGAGGCGGGGGACTGA
- a CDS encoding SDR family oxidoreductase, whose protein sequence is MGELFDLTGKVAVITGSSRGIGKAIAQRMAEHGAKVVISSRKAGPCDEVAAEINAKHPGAAIAIPASISSKDDLQRLVDETRKAFGKIDIVVCNAASNPYYGPMSGIPDDAFRKILENNIIANNWLINMTSEEMKANKDGAIIIISSVGGLRGTSVIGAYAISKAADMQLARNLAQELSPHNIRVNCIAPGLVKTDFAKALWDTPAGEARASSGTPLRRLGEPDDIAGAAVFLASKAGSWMTGQTVVIDGGSTS, encoded by the coding sequence ATGGGTGAGCTGTTTGATCTGACCGGCAAGGTCGCCGTCATCACCGGGTCCTCGCGCGGGATCGGCAAGGCCATCGCGCAGCGCATGGCCGAGCACGGCGCCAAGGTGGTGATCTCCTCGCGCAAGGCCGGGCCCTGCGACGAGGTGGCCGCCGAGATAAACGCCAAGCACCCGGGCGCGGCCATCGCCATCCCCGCCAGCATCTCGTCGAAGGACGACCTGCAGCGGCTGGTGGACGAGACCCGCAAGGCCTTCGGCAAGATCGACATCGTGGTCTGCAACGCCGCGTCGAACCCCTATTACGGGCCGATGAGCGGCATTCCCGACGACGCCTTCCGCAAGATCCTCGAGAACAACATCATCGCCAACAACTGGCTGATCAACATGACCAGTGAGGAGATGAAGGCCAATAAGGACGGGGCGATCATCATCATCTCGTCGGTCGGGGGTTTGCGCGGCACCTCGGTGATCGGCGCCTACGCCATCTCCAAGGCCGCCGACATGCAGCTGGCCCGCAACCTCGCCCAGGAACTGTCGCCCCACAATATCCGGGTCAACTGCATCGCGCCGGGCCTGGTGAAGACCGACTTCGCCAAGGCCCTGTGGGACACCCCGGCCGGCGAGGCCCGCGCCAGCTCCGGCACCCCCCTGCGCCGCCTGGGCGAACCCGACGACATCGCCGGCGCCGCGGTGTTCCTGGCGTCGAAGGCCGGCTCCTGGATGACCGGCCAGACCGTGGTCATCGACGGCGGCTCCACCTCCTGA
- a CDS encoding protein NO VEIN domain-containing protein, producing MADQAKIGTDWQDQELDLILEDYFAMLRAEMRGEPYVKSHHSAALMARIGRTHRSVEFKHMNISAVLQELGRPTIRGYKAKANYQGALLAAVERHLSAHPEFDLDFKPRLASLREDAALYEEPPPARSDAVWARNPDMARLVRKFDPAARDARNRALGLAGEELVLGAERRKLQSLDRPDLARKVRWVSQEEGDGAGYDILSFDPAGGERLIEVKTTTGTRTTPFYLTRNEHDLSGERPDVFRLYRLFEFREAPRLFKLRPPLEDKVQLSPEVYRASF from the coding sequence GTGGCGGACCAGGCTAAGATCGGCACAGACTGGCAGGATCAGGAACTGGACCTGATCCTCGAAGATTATTTCGCCATGCTTCGCGCCGAGATGCGCGGCGAGCCCTATGTGAAATCCCACCACAGCGCCGCGCTGATGGCTCGGATCGGTCGAACCCATCGGTCCGTCGAGTTCAAGCACATGAACATCTCGGCGGTCCTCCAGGAGCTCGGGCGCCCCACCATCCGCGGCTACAAGGCCAAGGCCAACTATCAGGGCGCCTTGCTCGCCGCCGTCGAGCGCCACCTGTCGGCGCATCCCGAGTTCGACCTGGACTTCAAGCCGCGGCTCGCCAGCCTCAGAGAGGACGCGGCCCTGTACGAGGAGCCGCCTCCGGCGCGCTCCGACGCGGTCTGGGCGCGGAACCCCGACATGGCGCGTCTGGTCCGCAAGTTCGATCCCGCGGCCCGCGACGCCCGCAACCGCGCGCTCGGTCTGGCCGGCGAGGAACTGGTGCTCGGCGCGGAACGGCGGAAATTGCAGAGCCTGGATCGGCCCGACCTGGCCCGCAAAGTCCGCTGGGTCTCCCAGGAGGAGGGCGACGGCGCGGGCTATGACATCCTGTCCTTCGATCCCGCCGGCGGGGAGCGGCTTATCGAGGTCAAGACCACGACCGGCACACGGACGACGCCCTTCTACCTGACGCGCAACGAACACGACCTCTCCGGCGAACGCCCCGACGTCTTCCGTCTCTACCGGCTGTTCGAGTTCCGGGAAGCGCCGCGTCTGTTCAAACTCAGACCGCCGCTGGAGGATAAGGTGCAGCTAAGTCCAGAAGTCTATCGCGCGTCATTTTGA
- a CDS encoding alpha/beta fold hydrolase, whose product MEYLVGAGLGLAVGVMATFVGFDRGRAFYPVVLIVVASYHDLFAVMGGSLPALGFETLGLAAFWGVAVLGFRTNLWWIVAALAAHGVLDLFHARLVDNPGVPSWWPAFCLTYDLTAAAWLARRLLRTRRVATPGHGVLAAALAAGALFGTAASAAPAAVEADGHAVAYQVQGQGRPVLVLISGLGDGMASFREVAPDLAAHATVILYDRAGYGGSGAPTGPRDAAAVDRELQALLAASGVAGPYVLAGHSIGGLYAEYIAAHHPDEVAGLILEESRPAGFTRRCQAAGLSMCVATPAMMTFAPKGAQAEVAALDASVAQVEALVPVVGKPVLVLSRAPGAKPFDRLWTQAQSDLAGRYRGAVHRTAPAGGHYVHRDQRAWFVAQVTGFLAAVP is encoded by the coding sequence ATGGAATATCTGGTGGGGGCGGGCCTTGGCCTGGCGGTCGGCGTCATGGCCACCTTCGTGGGCTTTGACCGCGGACGGGCCTTCTATCCGGTGGTCCTGATCGTGGTCGCCTCCTATCACGACCTCTTCGCCGTCATGGGCGGGTCGTTGCCGGCGCTGGGGTTCGAGACCCTGGGCCTGGCCGCCTTCTGGGGCGTGGCGGTGCTGGGCTTCCGGACCAATCTCTGGTGGATCGTCGCGGCCCTGGCCGCCCACGGGGTCCTGGACCTGTTCCACGCCCGCCTGGTGGACAATCCCGGCGTCCCGTCCTGGTGGCCGGCCTTCTGCCTCACCTACGACCTCACCGCCGCCGCCTGGCTGGCCCGGCGCCTGCTGCGGACCCGCCGCGTCGCCACCCCAGGCCACGGCGTCCTCGCCGCCGCCCTGGCCGCCGGCGCCCTGTTCGGAACCGCCGCCAGCGCCGCGCCCGCCGCTGTCGAGGCCGACGGCCACGCGGTCGCCTATCAGGTCCAGGGCCAGGGCCGCCCGGTCCTGGTGCTGATCTCCGGCCTGGGGGACGGCATGGCCTCGTTCCGTGAGGTGGCGCCGGACCTCGCCGCCCACGCCACCGTCATCCTCTACGACCGCGCCGGCTATGGCGGCAGCGGCGCCCCCACCGGCCCTCGCGACGCCGCGGCCGTGGACCGCGAGCTCCAGGCCCTGCTGGCGGCGTCAGGTGTCGCCGGCCCCTATGTCCTGGCCGGCCATTCGATCGGCGGCCTCTATGCGGAGTATATCGCAGCCCACCATCCGGACGAGGTCGCCGGCCTGATCCTGGAGGAGTCCCGCCCCGCCGGTTTCACCCGCCGCTGCCAGGCCGCCGGCCTGTCCATGTGCGTCGCCACCCCGGCCATGATGACCTTCGCCCCCAAGGGCGCCCAGGCCGAGGTCGCCGCCCTTGACGCCAGCGTCGCCCAGGTCGAGGCGCTCGTCCCCGTCGTCGGGAAGCCCGTCCTGGTGCTGTCGCGCGCCCCGGGCGCCAAGCCCTTCGACCGCCTCTGGACGCAGGCCCAGTCCGACCTCGCCGGCCGCTATCGCGGCGCCGTCCACCGCACCGCCCCGGCCGGCGGCCACTATGTCCACCGCGACCAACGGGCCTGGTTCGTGGCACAGGTCACCGGGTTCCTGGCGGCGGTTCCCTAG
- a CDS encoding BrnA antitoxin family protein: protein MWTDPDDAPELTDEFFERAALMEGDRVLRPAQGTLTKRGRPKLENPKRQITLRLDSDLIDRLRESGPGWQSRINEILRKAV, encoded by the coding sequence ATCTGGACTGATCCGGACGACGCGCCCGAACTGACCGACGAGTTCTTCGAGCGCGCCGCGCTGATGGAGGGCGACCGGGTCCTGCGTCCCGCCCAGGGCACGCTCACCAAGCGCGGCCGTCCGAAGCTCGAAAACCCCAAGCGTCAGATCACCCTCCGCCTCGACAGTGATCTCATCGACCGCCTGCGGGAGTCGGGCCCCGGCTGGCAGAGCCGGATCAACGAGATCCTGCGCAAGGCCGTTTAA
- a CDS encoding VOC family protein, whose protein sequence is MFSHIMIGTNDVERAKTFYDAVLGTLGVPAGAIDGGRRIFYRTKTGVFSVTKPIDGEPASAPNGGTIGFACESPEQADAWHAAGVANGGTAIEAPPGEREGSGLYLAYLRDPDGNKICGLYRMPRA, encoded by the coding sequence ATGTTTTCGCACATCATGATCGGGACCAACGACGTCGAGCGGGCCAAGACCTTCTATGACGCCGTGCTGGGGACGCTGGGGGTGCCGGCGGGCGCCATCGATGGCGGGCGCAGGATCTTCTACCGCACCAAGACCGGGGTGTTCTCGGTGACCAAGCCCATCGATGGCGAGCCGGCCTCGGCGCCCAATGGCGGGACCATCGGGTTTGCCTGTGAGTCGCCCGAACAGGCCGACGCCTGGCATGCGGCCGGCGTCGCCAATGGCGGCACGGCCATCGAGGCGCCGCCCGGCGAGCGCGAGGGTTCGGGGCTGTACCTGGCATATCTGCGCGATCCGGACGGCAACAAGATCTGCGGGCTTTACCGGATGCCGCGAGCCTAG
- a CDS encoding response regulator: MDTPPTLLIVEDEILTAISLQTGLEDAGYQVMDLTSRPGEALAAARARKPDLALVNIKLYGSNDGIALASELKTLDVPVLFISGQPDRAVSARSAAVGSLPKPYSVDDMVAAVGYLLARLAGDATQPRPQDLEVFDEDLPEAV, encoded by the coding sequence ATGGACACCCCCCCCACCCTGCTGATCGTCGAGGACGAGATCCTCACGGCCATCTCACTCCAGACAGGCCTGGAGGACGCCGGCTACCAGGTCATGGACCTCACCAGCCGCCCGGGAGAGGCGCTGGCCGCGGCCCGGGCGCGCAAGCCCGACCTCGCCCTGGTGAACATCAAGCTCTACGGCAGCAATGACGGCATCGCGCTCGCCTCCGAACTCAAGACCCTGGACGTCCCGGTGCTGTTCATCAGCGGCCAGCCCGACCGCGCCGTCTCCGCCCGCTCGGCGGCGGTGGGCTCCCTGCCCAAGCCCTACAGCGTCGACGACATGGTCGCCGCCGTCGGCTACCTGCTGGCGCGCCTCGCCGGCGACGCCACCCAGCCCCGCCCCCAGGACCTCGAAGTCTTCGACGAGGATCTGCCGGAGGCGGTGTAG